CGATGACTCGTGGCGATATCGGTAACTATCTGGGCCTGACGGTAGAAACCATCAGCCGTCTGCTGGGTCGCTTCCAGAAAAGCGGCATGCTGGCAGTCAAAGGTAAATACATCACCATCGAAAATAACGATGCGCTGGCCCAGCTTGCTGGTCACACGCGTAACGTTGCCTGATTTTTCCGCATCACTCACTATCCTTCTGTCATATCATTAAATTTTTCTGATTTATTGATCTGGCAGAAGGTTCATCACTGTTTCATTCACCAGATATGGGTTAATCTTTTAATTACAAACTGCGTTGACAGTTGTTGTAAGGAGACCCTGTATGGCTATGTATCAGAACATGCTCGTTGTTATCGATCCTAACCAGGACGACCAACCAGCATTGCGGCGAGCTGTTTATTTACATCAACGGATTGGTGGCAAAATTAAAGCCTTTTTGCCGATCTATGACTTCTCATACGAAATGACCACCCTGCTCTCCCCGGACGAACGTACCGCTATGCGTCAGGGCGTCATCAGCCAGCGAACAGCCTGGATCCACGAGCAGGCAAAATATTATCTCAATGCTGGCGTTCCCATTGAAATTAAAGTGGTCTGGCATAACCGTCCATTCGAAGCCATCATTCAGGAAGTGATCAGCGGCGGACACGATTTGGTGCTAAAAATGGCGCACCAACATGACCGTCTGGAAGCGGTGATTTTTACGCCAACGGACTGGCATCTGTTACGCAAATGCCCAAGCCCGGTGTGGATGGTGAAAGACCAGCCGTGGCCGGAAGGGGGTAAGGCGCTGGTGGCGGTGAATCTCGCCAGTGAAGAGCCGTACCATAATGCGCTCAATGAAAAACTGGTTAAAGAGACGATCGAACTGGCGGAACAAGTCAACCATACCGAAGTTCATCTGGTTGGCGCTTATCCGGTAACGCCAATTAATATCGCAATTGAACTGCCGGAATTTGACCCGAGCGTTTATAACGATGCCATTCGTGGGCAACATTTGCTGGCAATGAAAGCCCTACGGCAGAAATTCGGCATTAATGAAAACATGACACACGTTGAAAAAGGTCTACCAGAAGAGGTGATTCCTGATTTGGCGGAGCACTTACAGGCGGGGATTGTGGTTCTGGGAACGGTCGGACGCACCGGTATTTCAGCAGCATTCCTCGGCAACACGGCGGAACAGGTGATTGATCATCTTCGCTGCGACCTGCTGGTCATTAAACCTGACCAGTATCAGACCCCCGTTGAACTGGATGACGAAGAAGACGATTAACGACTCTTCAATAACTGACAAGGCCCGAGTTAACGGGCCTATTTTTTACTTACTGCTCTTCGCCGCCAAGGAAATAAATTCCCAACGGGATTGCCAGCAACACAGTAAAGACCAGGCTATAAACAAAAATCATTGATGACTGAATCACATACATTGATGTCGTCCACTCAGACAGCGGAATATTGTACTGTTCTATCACGCCGCCGATGGTCGCGCGAGTCACAACCGACGCCGCAATAATGAAAACCGCCAACAAACCAAAGAGAAATTTCTTCCCTTTCGCTGACTTCAGTTTCGCCATAATCATGATGTAATCCTTGTGCAGACAAATTTCTTGTTACCTAACAGTAACAATACCATGACATTTCACCGTTGTCTGCTCTGAAAACCTCACCTCTTAGCTGGATTTACAATCAACGCATTGATTAGTTAGCTAATGTTGCTACTTCCTTCCCTGACTATTGATGATCTGAATGAATTGTCGCGGTAAAATAGCCCCGCCAGGGGTTTCCGGCATGACGACAATTATCTGGAGGAGCCTGATAAAACAATGATCGCTGAACTGTTTACAAATAATGCGCTTAATCTGGTCATTATTTTCGGTAGCTGCGCAGCATTGATTCTGATGAGCTTTTGGTTTCGCCGCGGAAATCGTAAAAGAAAAGGATTTTTATTCCATGCGGTGCAATTTTTAATCTACACCATAATTATCAGTGCTGTTGGTAGCATCATTAATTATGTTATAGAAAACTACAAACTCCAATTTATCACTCCAGGCGTTATCGATTTTATCTGTACGTCCCTGATTGCGGTTATTCTGACGATTAAGTTATTTCTGCTGATTAATCAGTTTGAAAAACAGCAGATTAAAAAAGGTCGCGATATCACCAGTGCGCGGATTATGTCGCGTATCATCAAAATCACCATTATTGTGGTACTTGTTTTGCTTTATGGCGAACATTTCGGTATGAGCCTTTCTGGCTTGTTGACCTTTGGTGGTATTGGTGGTCTGGCTGTCGGTATGGCCGGTAAAGATATTTTGAGTAACTTCTTTTCCGGGATTATGCTCTATTTCGACCGTCCTTTTAGTATTGGCGACTGGATCCGTTCACCGGACAGAAATATCGAAGGTACAGTAGCGGAAATTGGCTGGCGAATTACCAAAATTACGACCTTTGATAATCGTCCGTTATACGTCCCGAACTCGCTGTTTTCGTCTATCAGCGTAGAAAACCCTGGGCGAATGACCAACCGACGTATTACCACGACAATCGGTTTACGTTATGAGGATGCGGCAAAAGTGGGAGCCATTGTCGAAGCCGTACGTGAGATGCTTAAAAATCACCCAGCCATCGACCAGCGACAAACCTTACTGGTTTATTTCAACCAGTTTGCTGACTCGTCATTGAATATTATGGTTTATTGCTTTACCAAAACCACAGTATGGGCTGAATGGCTTGCCGCCCAGCAGGATGTTTATTTGAAGATTATCGATATTGTACAGTCACACGGCGCGGATTTCGCGTTCCCAAGCCAGACGCTGTATATGGATAACATTACACCACCAGACCAGGGTCGTTAATTCAGACATCACTGGCGTTACCCACAAGGGTAACGCCAGTTCACATCAATGTTTCACAATATACATAGTCCGGCTATACGCCACATCTTCCGGGTTATTAATGGGATAACCTTTCAGCCACGGCTTGATTAATCGTCCATTGGTATATTGATAAATTGGTGCAATCGGTGCTTGCTCCATGAGGATTTTTTCTGCCGCGTTGTAATCGGCATTACGCGCTTTAACGGTATTTTCCGTCGATGCCTGGGCCAAAACTTTGTCGTAGGCCGGGTTGTTAAAACGTGAAATGTTCCCTGAATGCGTTGACGTTAATAATGTCAGGAAGGTGGAGGGTTCATTATAATCCCCCACCCACGAGGCGCGGATAACATCAAAATTACCTGTATTACGACTATCGATATAGGTTTTCCATTCCTGATTTTGCAGTTTGACATCTACACCAAGGTTCTTTTTCCACATCGATGCCACAGCAATCGCAATTTTTTGATGGTTTTCTGAAGTATTATACAAAAGCGTCAGCTTCAGCGGTTTTTGCGGACCATAACCGGCTGCGCTCAACAAAGTTTTTGCCTGCGCATTCAGTTCTTCCTGACTCATTTGTTCAAACGGCGAAGGCTCCGGCGTGAATCCGGCAGTAACATCTGGCGTAAAATGCCACGCTGGTTTTTCGCCCGTCCCCAACACTTTTTCGGTCATCAGGCGGCGATCTATCGTCATACTTAATGCCAGACGAACGCGCTGATCTGCCGTCGGCCCTTTTTGCGTGTTAAACGCATAATAATAGGTCCCGAGCTGCGGCGGTGTATAAACCTGCCCCGGAATATCCTTCAACAGCTTCTGATACATATTTTTGGGGAAGGATTCGGTGATATCAATATCCCCCGCGAGATAACGCTTAGTGGCTGCGGATTCCTGATTAATTGGCAGGAAGGTCACTTTTTGCAACACCGTTTTGGCGTTATCCCAATAATGAGTATTTGGCACCACGACCAGTTTTTCATTGACTACACGCTCTTTAAGAACATAAGCGCCATTGCCGACCAGATTTCCGGGTTTCGTCCACTCTTTCCCGCTTTCTACGTTAGCTTTTTGCACCGGGAAGAAGGCAAAATTGGCTGTTAAATTCACAAACCACGGCAACGGTTTATCAAGCTGGATTTTCAAAGTACGGGCATCAACCGCGGTGACGCCTAGCTGATCAGGCGTAGCTTTACCATCAATAATCGCCTGTGCGTTGTTGATTCCCGCCAGCGCGGCAAACCAGGCAAACGGCGACAACGTTTTTGGGTCAACCAGACGTTGCCAGCTGTAGACAAAATCCTGTGCCGTTACCGGTGTGCCATCCGCCCATTTTGCGTTATCGCGCAGGGTGAAAGTCCAGATACGGTTGTCATTACTTTTCCACTGAGTCGCAACGCCGGGGACAATCTCCCCTTTCTCGTTCTGATTCACCAGTCCTTCAAAAAGATCGCGAATGACCTGAATCTCTGGCAGACCCACGGCTTTAGCGGGATCCAGCGACGCAGGCTCATCTTTAATATGGCGCACCAGCTCCTGCTTCTCTGCCAGTACTGTGCCGCTCGGAACTTCTGCAGCATACGAAAGAGAAATGCTGCTGACCAACAGCGCACAACACGTGACTGAAACAGAGTGCTTCATAAGTTACCCTCAAACCTGCGTTAATAATCATGCGTAATTATTTGTTTCGCCTTAAAGAAATGCAAACAACTTCCGGCAAAAAAGTGATACAAGATCGATAACATAGCGTTGAAGAAAAGGATTTGATAATCCGCAAAATTTGCACAACACTGCCTGTAATACTTCCTGAACCAGAGACGATCATGACCGTAACTCGCCCACGCGCCGAACGCGGCGCATTTCCGCCCGGTACAGAACATTACGGACGTTCATTATTGGGCGCGCCTTTGATCTGGTTTCCGGCCCCAGCCGCCAGTCACGAAAGTGGTTTGATTCTGGCTGGCACCCACGGTGATGAAAACTCTTCGGTCGTGACCCTCTCCTGTGCTTTGCGGACATTGACACCTTCTTTGCGCCGCCATCATGTGGTGCTGTGTGTGAATCCTGACGGCTGCCAGTTAGGGTTACGGGCCAATGCTAATGGCGTGGATTTAAATAGAAACTTTCCGGCAGCAAACTGGAAGGAAGGTGAAACGGTTTATCGCTGGAACAGCGCCGCTGAAGAACGTGATGTCGTTTTACTGACAGGTGACAAACCTGGCTCCGAACCTGAAACTCAGGCGCTGTGCCAGCTTATACATCGCATTCAACCTGCCTGGGTGGTCTCATTCCACGATCCACTGGCCTGTATTGAAGACCCCAGACACAGCGAATTAGGTGAATGGCTGGCCCAGGCGTTTGAATTGCCACTGGTCACCAGCGTCGGTTATGAAACGCCTGGCTCTTTCGGCAGTTGGTGTGCAGATCTGAACTTGCATTGCATCACCGCAGAGTTTCCCCCCATCTCCTCCGACGAAGCCAGCGAAAAATACCTCTTTGCGATGGCTAACTTGCTGCGCTGGCATCCTAAAGATGCAATGCGCCCGTCGTGAATTGAAGCGCCGGTTCCACATCTACCGCCAGCCAGGTCGGTCCGTCAAGATCAGCAAAACTGACCTGCGGCACCAGCGGTAAAGCGGCGCTAATGGCACGAGAGGTACACAACATGCAGCCCAGCATCAGACTGAAACCTTGTGCACGCGCTTCGGTCGCCAGCGCCAGCGCCTCCGTCAGGCCACCCGTTTTATCGAGCTTGATGTTAACCATCTCATAGCGCCCTTGCAGCGCCTTCAGATTGCTACGGGTATGACAACTTTCATCAGCACAAATCGGTAACGGATGAATAAAATTCTCCAGTGCCGCATCGTCCTGCGCAGGAAGCGGTTGTTCAAGCATCGCAACGCCTAAATCCGCGAGCAGTTGGCAACGCGCCGCCAACCCTTCTGCACGCCAGGATTCATTTGCATCAACGATAAGCGTCGCGTCGGGCACAGCCGTGCGAATTGCTACCATCCGCTCACTGATAAGATGGTTATCCAGCTTCACTTTCAGCAATTTCGCGCCTGCCTGCCACAGTGTTGATGCACTATTGGCCATCTGATCAGGCGTACCGATGACTACCGTCTGTGCTGTAATGACTGTCTCGGGAAGCGTTATGCCAATCAAATCAGCCAGCGATCGCTGCTGTTTACGCGCCGCCAGATCCCACAAAGCACAATCCAGCGCATTACGTGCCGCTCCAGCAGGGAGAATTTTTTGTAATTCCTCCCGTGTCAGCCCTTTTTCTAATTGCGGCAGGACGCTCATAATTTGCGCCATTACCGAGGCATCACTTTCACCATAGCGCGGATACGGCGTGCATTCGCCAGTACTTTTAATGCCCTCTTCTTCTAACTCCACCACCACCACGCGCGCTTCACTACGACTTCCCCGAGCAATCACAAACGGGGTATGTAAGGGCCAGGCTTCCTCAAATACCTTAACGGTTCTCATCTTTACTCCTTGTTGTCGCGGTGGTCTGCGGATTAAGCGCAAATAGCGTTTGCTGTGTTATTGACAGTTAGCATAAACTAGGTGTGACGTTAACTATATGTAAACAGGAAAGATAATCATGTCACAAACCGTTCATTTCCAGGGCAACCCGGTTACAGTCGCCAATTCCATCCCGCTGGCGGGTAGCAAAGCGCAGACTTTTACTCTCGTGGCAAAAGATCTGTCTGACGTCACCCTCGGTCAGTTTGCGGGTAAACGCAAAGTGCTGAACATTTTCCCGAGTATTGATACCGGTGTTTGCGCCGCATCAGTACGTAAGTTTAACCAACTGGCAACCGAGATCGACAACACCGTTGTGCTGTGTATCTCTGCCGATCTGCCGTTCGCCCAGTCTCGTTTCTGCGGCGCAGAAGGTCTGAACAACGTTATCACCCTCTCCACTTTCCGTAACGCTGAATTCCTGCAAGCCTACGGTGTGGCAATTGCTGATGGCCCACTGAAAGGTCTGGCAGCGCGTGCCGTTGTGGTTATTGATGAAAATGACAATGTGATTTTCAGCCAGCTGGTGGATGAAATCACCACCGAGCCGGATTACGAAGCAGCTCTGGCTGTACTGCGCTAAACAACTGTGCCGTTCACTGAATCACCACCGGTGAACGGCAGTTTTTGATCTACCAGTCCCACTATTTTCCAGAGTTCCTGCCACTATTCCCCCTAACCGTTGTGCATTAAGATTGCTCTTTGCCATTATTAGCCCAGCGGAGTGATGACTATTATGGATGATAAACAAATTACGGTCTGGCTTAAACACAATTGCTGTTCAACGGACATTCCTGCCATTGCCGAGGCACTAACGAACCATGCAGAATGGCTTTTAGAGCTAGCGCCAGATCCTATTGATCAAGGTAGTTCATGCTTACCGCCGGCAGCTGCAGCTGGTATTTTTCTTGGCGCAGCGGCGATGGTTCACTGCGGCGAGGCTAGTGGTGCAGAAACCTGGCTCGAAGCAGCCATTACTGATTACCATTTCTTTAATCCAAACGGATATAGTTCATGGAGAGGTAGTACGCCTGTTTTTACAGCATTATCGCGTTACCCGGCATTAAGAATGGTGTTATTTAACGCCGCTTGCGCAATGGAAGACTGGAATAAAGCATCCGCTGTTCTTGAATCGCTTTTCCATGCCAGCGATGTCCCGGAAGATAACCCTGTCGCCCCAAATTTTACCCCTTATGCGCTGAAAGCGTTTATCGCGGATTACCACCCGTTAGGGCCTGCTTATTATGATGAAACCTGGTTGCTGGCAAAACAAGCGTGGTTAATTAATGCGGGCGTTCTGGATGAGCGAACCTGCAATACCTGGAAGCAATATACCCGCCACTTGCGCCATTTGATCCACAATGCACAGTTTGCCGATGCGCTCTCTTTTGTACGCAGTAAAAAAGAACCATTAAATCATATCCATACCTACTCAGACTTTTATCTCTATGCGATTGGTTTATTTTCTTCTACTGATCAGCTAAGTGAAGCGCTAACCTGGGTAAAACAATTAATCCGCAACAATGATGGTCATTTCCATGATCTTTTCGTTTCAACTGGCGCAAAGCGCCGAATAAAGCCTGAACTTAGTACCTTGCTGAATAATCTCTTGCACAGCGCAGAGTTTCAGGCGTTGCAGGATAAATATCTCACCGTCGGACATGATGTTGTGCATTCTGGTCCCTTCATGTCAGTTTATGAAAAGGTTCTTGGCGGAAAGTCCCGAAAGCGCTGCGCGATTAGTCGAAAATTAATCTCGCCCGGCGAAGCGGTTTATGAATATCGTCAGCTGGATAGTGTGGAATATATTGCAGCGAAAGCGGCCTTTCAGACATCTGAGCTAAATAATATCGCCCACCGGCATCATAATGATAGTTATCAGTGGCATGAATTTGCCGCCCAATGGCCTCGTCGGGGTTCACTTTCTCACCCAGATATTGCCCGTTATTTGTTTGAGCGCCAGGAAGGAAAATGCTTTGATGCCGCAGAGTTTATACAACTGATTGCGGAACCGTTTGTTTTTCCGATGCGTTTCATATGGGTTGCCGGGTTGTCCTTTGAATTACATCAGTATCCGGATGCCTATTTCGTAAATGACAATATGGCGGGTGAATTTGTTAATCTCTGCTGGATGGCTATGAAATGCGGACATGCTGGCGACATTTTCAAACAACTGGCCCACGAGCCGCATGACGTTGCTGACCCTATTTACGCCATGCTCGCCACGTTTGACCGCGCTGATTGCCGTAGCGCGGCCGCCGCGCA
The nucleotide sequence above comes from Escherichia coli. Encoded proteins:
- the uspE gene encoding universal stress protein UspE, which translates into the protein MAMYQNMLVVIDPNQDDQPALRRAVYLHQRIGGKIKAFLPIYDFSYEMTTLLSPDERTAMRQGVISQRTAWIHEQAKYYLNAGVPIEIKVVWHNRPFEAIIQEVISGGHDLVLKMAHQHDRLEAVIFTPTDWHLLRKCPSPVWMVKDQPWPEGGKALVAVNLASEEPYHNALNEKLVKETIELAEQVNHTEVHLVGAYPVTPINIAIELPEFDPSVYNDAIRGQHLLAMKALRQKFGINENMTHVEKGLPEEVIPDLAEHLQAGIVVLGTVGRTGISAAFLGNTAEQVIDHLRCDLLVIKPDQYQTPVELDDEEDD
- the ynaJ gene encoding DUF2534 family protein, with the translated sequence MIMAKLKSAKGKKFLFGLLAVFIIAASVVTRATIGGVIEQYNIPLSEWTTSMYVIQSSMIFVYSLVFTVLLAIPLGIYFLGGEEQ
- the ynaI gene encoding low conductance mechanosensitive channel YnaI; this translates as MIAELFTNNALNLVIIFGSCAALILMSFWFRRGNRKRKGFLFHAVQFLIYTIIISAVGSIINYVIENYKLQFITPGVIDFICTSLIAVILTIKLFLLINQFEKQQIKKGRDITSARIMSRIIKITIIVVLVLLYGEHFGMSLSGLLTFGGIGGLAVGMAGKDILSNFFSGIMLYFDRPFSIGDWIRSPDRNIEGTVAEIGWRITKITTFDNRPLYVPNSLFSSISVENPGRMTNRRITTTIGLRYEDAAKVGAIVEAVREMLKNHPAIDQRQTLLVYFNQFADSSLNIMVYCFTKTTVWAEWLAAQQDVYLKIIDIVQSHGADFAFPSQTLYMDNITPPDQGR
- the mppA gene encoding murein tripeptide ABC transporter substrate-binding protein MppA, encoding MKHSVSVTCCALLVSSISLSYAAEVPSGTVLAEKQELVRHIKDEPASLDPAKAVGLPEIQVIRDLFEGLVNQNEKGEIVPGVATQWKSNDNRIWTFTLRDNAKWADGTPVTAQDFVYSWQRLVDPKTLSPFAWFAALAGINNAQAIIDGKATPDQLGVTAVDARTLKIQLDKPLPWFVNLTANFAFFPVQKANVESGKEWTKPGNLVGNGAYVLKERVVNEKLVVVPNTHYWDNAKTVLQKVTFLPINQESAATKRYLAGDIDITESFPKNMYQKLLKDIPGQVYTPPQLGTYYYAFNTQKGPTADQRVRLALSMTIDRRLMTEKVLGTGEKPAWHFTPDVTAGFTPEPSPFEQMSQEELNAQAKTLLSAAGYGPQKPLKLTLLYNTSENHQKIAIAVASMWKKNLGVDVKLQNQEWKTYIDSRNTGNFDVIRASWVGDYNEPSTFLTLLTSTHSGNISRFNNPAYDKVLAQASTENTVKARNADYNAAEKILMEQAPIAPIYQYTNGRLIKPWLKGYPINNPEDVAYSRTMYIVKH
- the mpaA gene encoding murein tripeptide amidase MpaA — its product is MTVTRPRAERGAFPPGTEHYGRSLLGAPLIWFPAPAASHESGLILAGTHGDENSSVVTLSCALRTLTPSLRRHHVVLCVNPDGCQLGLRANANGVDLNRNFPAANWKEGETVYRWNSAAEERDVVLLTGDKPGSEPETQALCQLIHRIQPAWVVSFHDPLACIEDPRHSELGEWLAQAFELPLVTSVGYETPGSFGSWCADLNLHCITAEFPPISSDEASEKYLFAMANLLRWHPKDAMRPS
- the ycjG gene encoding L-Ala-D/L-Glu epimerase, which encodes MRTVKVFEEAWPLHTPFVIARGSRSEARVVVVELEEEGIKSTGECTPYPRYGESDASVMAQIMSVLPQLEKGLTREELQKILPAGAARNALDCALWDLAARKQQRSLADLIGITLPETVITAQTVVIGTPDQMANSASTLWQAGAKLLKVKLDNHLISERMVAIRTAVPDATLIVDANESWRAEGLAARCQLLADLGVAMLEQPLPAQDDAALENFIHPLPICADESCHTRSNLKALQGRYEMVNIKLDKTGGLTEALALATEARAQGFSLMLGCMLCTSRAISAALPLVPQVSFADLDGPTWLAVDVEPALQFTTGALHL
- the tpx gene encoding thiol peroxidase, with product MSQTVHFQGNPVTVANSIPLAGSKAQTFTLVAKDLSDVTLGQFAGKRKVLNIFPSIDTGVCAASVRKFNQLATEIDNTVVLCISADLPFAQSRFCGAEGLNNVITLSTFRNAEFLQAYGVAIADGPLKGLAARAVVVIDENDNVIFSQLVDEITTEPDYEAALAVLR